The following is a genomic window from Prevotella sp. E13-17.
AGCTGATAGCCTATATCTTCCTGACCTTCATCCTGCTGGTGGCATGTTTCAACATCATTGGCTCGCTGTCAATGCTCATCATCGACAAGAAGGATGATGTGCAGACGCTACGCAACCTGGGCGCCAACGACCGTCAGGTGTCTCAGATCTTCCTATTAGAAGGCTGTATGATCTCATTTTTCGGCGCTTTCATCGGTGTTTTAGTGGGCTTATTGCTTTGCGTTTTACAGCAGCAGTTCGGCATTATTGGCCTTGGCTCCACGCAGGGCTCGTTTATTGTCGATGCCTATCCGGTGAGTGTTCATCCCACAGATGTGATACTTGTCTTTCTGACGGTCATCGTCGTGGGATTCCTTTCGGTGTGGTATCCCGTTCATTACTTCTCGCGCCGGCTATTGAAGTAGGCGCTATCCCAATAGTTTTCTGGTGTCTTCGAGGATGGCGAGCAACTCGTCCATCTTGTTGGTGCGCAACATGGCGATGCGCGTCTGGCGGAAGTTTGGTATAGCCTTGAAAATAGGCGTGGCCGCCAAATGGCGACGGGTATGAAGGATGCCACGAAGTTCGTCGATGCGTTCCACATTGATGCGCAGTTGCTCTTCAAGAACATCCAATTTCTGGTTGAAATCGAAAGTCTCGTCGGTGGTGCCGTGATCCAGATAGTCGCGAATCTCCTTGAAGATCCAAGGGCGTCCGAAGGTGGCGCGTCCCACCATGATAGCATCTACACCATACTGTTCAAAGGCCCGCTTAGCCTCTTCGGGCGAGGTGATGTCGCCATTGCCGATGACAGGTATTGTGATGCGAGGATTGCGTTTCACCTCGCCAATCAGAGTCCAGTCGGCCTCGCCAGTGTACATCTGAGCACGCGTACGCCCATGAATGGTGAGAGCCTGGATGCCGCAGTCCTGCAACTGTTCGGCCAGGTCGGTGATGATCAGCTGTTCGTGGTTCCAGCCTAAGCGCGTCTTCACGGTGACGGGCAACTTGACGGCATCCACCACCTTACGTGTGATTTCCAGCATCAGAGGAATGTTCTGCAGCATGCCGGCGCCAGCACCTTTGCCAGCCACTTTCTTCACCGGACAACCAAAGTTCAGGTCGATGAGATCAGGACCGGCCTGTTCTACGATCTTAGCAGCTTCGACCATCGCATCCACGTCGCGACCATAGATTTGAATACCTACGGGGCGCTCTTCGTCACTGATGACCAGCTTCTGCTGCGTCGTCTTCACATCGCGTATCAAGGCCTCGGCACTGACAAACTCAGTATATACCATAGAAGCACCGAAGCGCTTGCAAAGCAGACGGAACCCAATGTCGGTGACATCCTCCATCGGTGCCAGAAACACCGGCTGCGAACCAAATTCAATATTTCCTATTTTCATCTTCTTTTCTTGTATTCCCTTTTTGATTTTCCAATATTCCCAATTTCTCGTCTTTGTAGTCCTGATTTGTTTTTCCAGCAATCCTAATGCCCCTCTTTCAAGAGGTTGCTTTTGGCGCTGCGCTATTTCAGCAGGTGATAGGTGCCGCCAGCCATGGGGCGCACCACACCTTTCATTTCCAGTTGAAAGAGGAGGGCTGTGAGCTGGCCGACAGGCATGTGCGACTTCAGCGACAAGTGGTCCATTTGCAGGTCGCCAATGGCACCAAGCACGTCAACAATGGTCTGTTCCTCGGGCGAGAGACTGGGAAAGAGGTCACGTTCAATCCCCTTATCGTGTGCCTGCTTCAGTTGTTGGTCAGACTGCCACCCCATGAATGCCACGAAGTCATCGGCATTGGTGATGAGCTGAGCACCGTTGTCACGAATCAAGTTATTGCAGCCCTCGCTGTAAGGAGCTCCTATAGGCCCAGGAAAAGCAAACACCGAACGGTTGTAGTCCATAGCGATGCGTGCGGTGATGAGCCCTCCACCTTTGGCAGCACTTTCCACTAAGATGGTAGCATCGCTCATGCCAGCCACGATACGGTTGCGCTTCACGAAGTTGATCTTGTCAGAACGAGTCTGCGACACATATTCTGTGAGCAGTCCTCCACGGTTGACCATCTGTTTGGCCGTGTCGCGATGAACAGAAGGATAGAGGTCATCGAGTCCGTGGGCCAACACCCCCAACGTGTCATAGCCGTTCTCCAAAGCCTGTCGGTGGGCATTGATATCTACGCCATAGGCCAGTCCGCTGACAATCAGCACATCAGGACAAAGTCTCTTCAGGTCGCGAATAAAGTGTTGAATCAGGTCTTTGCCGTAGGTGGTGCAGTGGCGAGTGCCAATCAAGTTGATGACACGACGTTGATTGAGTGGTGCCGAGCCCAGATAGTACAGGATGATTGGCGCATCGGGGCATTCGCAGAGACGCTGCGGGTAGAACTCGTCGCCCAGCAACAACGGCTGAATACGGTGTTTACTGATGAACTCCATCTCCTCGGCAGCACGCGCCAAAGGCAATGACCAGTCTCTCAGGTTCTCAGCCAAACGGTCAGAGCAGTCGGGCATCACCTCTTTTATATCATTGCGGTGTTCATAGACGGCCTTACCTCCACCAAGCTCGCGATACAGCTGCAGCGCAGTCTGGAAGTTGAAACCCGTCATGCGGGTCAGCGCAATGGTATAATAGACTTCTTCGTCGTTCATTGAATGAATTTTTGAAAGGCCGCGTCATAGTCTTCGCTATTGCCCAGACGACCATTGATGAGACACACCAGCTCTATTTTACCGCGAAAGCACAACTGTTCGTCGCTGGCACGATAGATATCTTGATGGAACACATACTTGATGCCTTCCTTGGTGAGGTTCAGTCGTGAGATAAACTCATCATCGGGTCGCAGGGGCACCTTGTATTGCAGTTGCATGCGTGCCACGACGGCGTCAACGCCTTTGTTGTGCATCTCGGCAAACGACAGACCGCACTCTTTCAGGAAGAGGTGGCGGGTGTGCTCGCAGTAGTGCACATACTGAGCATTGTTAACGATTCCCTCTATGTCGCATTCGTAGTCACGAACCTCCATGCGTGTCTCAAAAATGTATTTCATATTGCTGAGTGTTTATGCGGATGCAAAGTTACAAATAAAATCTCAAACCCTTTGACATTTTAAATAAAATGAGTAACTTTGCGGCATAATTGTTAAGAACTTTAGAAATGAAACTACCTTTGAAAAAACTAATGCTTGCTATGCTTTGTATGAGTTCTGCCATCATGGTGGCTCAAAACAAGGTGCTCATCTACTCTCCCCATCCATCGGCTGGCCTTCACGCAGCGCTTCAGAAAGGAAATGACTGGAAACATCTGGGACAACTGTGTTCCAGCGATTACGGCACATGGGGAGCAGAGAAGAAGATGTATAACCCCACCCTCTGCCGTGCCAACGATGGCACATGGCGGCTTGTTTTTCAAGTAAACACGACATCACCCTGCGTGGCGGTGGCCTATGGTCTCAGTCTGGTGACCTGGCGCCCGCAGGACTATGCCCTTATGAAAACCAAGAATTGTCTGGAGCCAGTGGTAAGAGCCAAAGGAAAAGACTTTGAGATACAGTTCGTGAGTGATGGCAAGCGTTATGGTGTGAAGGCAGATACCGACTTCCGTCGCTTTTCAAAAGAACAACTGCTGGCAGATGACCAGGCTTTCACAGTGACGCGCGTCAGTGCTTCGGTCGATGGAAAAGAAGTGAAAGGACAGGTGTTCGACCTGAACGACAACGAACTCCTTGGTGTTCGCGAGTATTTCACAAACTTGGCTAACGATGCCGACCTGTCGTCAGAACGCATGTATGACGATGCAAAGACCTTCGAGAAGGTGTTAGACAAAGACGACCCCACGGTCTTTGGCATTCTTGATGTAGATATGCGCAAGGAGAAAGTCATCAGCGACAAGCTGATAGGCATCTTCTTCGAGGATATCAGCTATGCGGCTGACGGTGGACTTTATGCCGAACTGATACAGAATCGCGACTTCGAATACTCTGGAAAAGACCGTCGTGGCTGGCATGCCACCACCGCTTGGCATGCTTCTGAGCCCATCCGCATTGCCACCACCTACCCCCTCACACCGCAAAATCCGCACTATGCCATTCTGCAGTCAGACACAATTGTGAATGAAGGATGGGACGGTATTGCCGTAGAACGAGGCAAGACATACGACTTCTCGATGTTCATTCGCGGACAGAAGCTGTTCGAGATTGCCCTGCTGGCCGAGGATGGAAGCGTGATTGCTCGTTCACAGTTGAAGTCGAAGACCATCAACTGGCAGCGCTATGAGACGACGCTGGTCGCTCAGTCCACCTGTTCAAAGGCTCGCCTGGCTGTGATACCAATCGGAAAAGACGAGGTGGCGGTGGATATGATTTCACTGTTCCCTCGCGACACCTTCAAGAACCGCAAGAATGGTCTGCGCAAAGACCTGGCTGAGACGATTGCCGCCTTGCATCCTAAGTTCGTGCGTTTCCCCGGTGGATGCATGAGTCATGGTCAAGGACTGGACAACATCTATCATTGGAACCACACCGTGGGACCGCTGGAGAGCCGCACACCCGACAAGAACATCTGGAATTACCACCAGACGCGCGGTCTGGGCTTCTACGAGTATTTCCAGTTCTGCGAGGATATCGGTGCCGAACCGCTACCCGTACTGGCTGCCGGTGTGCCCTGTCAGAACTCCGCCAACAATGCCGATGGACTTGGAGGACAGCAGGGAGGTATCCCCATGGCCGACATGCCTGCCTATATCGACGAACTCTGTCACCTGATTGAATGGGCCAACGGCAATCCTCAGACCAACAAATGGGCCAAGATGCGTGCAGATGCCGGTCATCCCGAGCCGTTCAATCTGAAGTATCTGGGCATTGGCAACGAGGACATCATCTCTACCGTCTTTGAGGAGCGCTACGAGATGATCTGCAAGATGATGCACCTGTTGCATCCCGAAATCAAGATTTGCGGTACGGTAGGTCCGTTCCACTTCCCTTCTGCCGACTATATAGAAGGTTGGGATTTCACCAAGAAGCACCCCCAATACCAGTATATGACCGACGAACACTATTATGAGTCAACAGGCTGGTTCATGTATCATCGCGACTATTACGACAACTACGACCGTAAGGCACCCAAGGTATATCTGGGCGAATGGGCTGCATCGACCAAGGTCAAACGCCCCAATCTGGAGACTGCACTGGCCGAGGCGCTCTATCTGACAGATATCGAACGCAATGGCGATGTGGTAGAGATGACATCCTATGCACCAATGTTGTGCAAGGATGGCCATTCCAACTGGAATCCAAACATGATCTATTTCGACAATACCACCGTCCGCACGACCCCAGCCTACGAGATACAACGCCTGTTCTCTGTGTGCAGTGGCAACCGATACATCAGCAGTACGCTGAAACTCGACCATCAAGACCTCGACTATCGTGTGGGAGCCAGTGTGGTGCGCGACTCAAAGAGTGGCTCTTGCTACCTGAAGTTGGTCAACGCCTTGCCTGCCACCCTGAAGCTCACTGTGAAGGGTGTCAAGATACCACAGAACGCAAAGTGCTACCAGTTCACGGGTAAAAGCGTGGAAGACCAGCATGCCAAAGCTGAATATCTGGAGGTATCAGACCCCACCATCCTGCCCCCCTATAGCTTTAGAATCATTAAACTTTAACATAACGATATGAAAACAGCTACCTTACTAACTGTAAATCTCTTGTTTGCTGCAGCGACAGCAAGCGCACAAGTCAACCTGAACATTGATATTCAGCAGCGTGGACCCAAGATCAGTCCTACGCACTATGGCATCTTCTTCGAGGACATCAACCACGCTGCCGATGGCGGTCTCTATGCCGAACTGATTCGCAACCGCTCTTTTGAGGATGGTCCTAAGTATGGAGCACCCGCCGACATGCAGGCTTGGTGTGTGGATGCCGAGTATCCTTCTGAGATAACCTGCGAGCTGATCAAGCCAGGCAAGAAGGTGAAACTGCTGAATGCCGCCCAACATCATGCCTTACGCCTGAACGTCAAGGCCACCACGGCGGCACCAGCCTTCCTGGTGAACGAAGGCTATTGGGGCATCAATGCCGTGCAGGGGCGCACCTACCGCCTTTCGTTTTGGGCGAAAGGAAAGTATAAAGGCACCATCAAGGCCCGCCTGCAGGCCGACAGCCGAACCGCTTCTGTCGGCTCAGGGGTTTATGCCGAGACCGTTGTGTCGCCCACAGGTCTAAGCAAGGGCGTGTGGACCAAATATACAGCAACACTTCGCTCCGACGCCAACGATACCAAAGCTCAGTTTGCCTTGGTGTTTGATGGTGCAGGAACCATCGACGTAGATATGGTGAGCCTCTTCCCACCCACCTTCAAGAACCGCGAGAACGGCATGCGTCCCGACCTGGCCAACATGCTTTGGCAGATGCATCCCAAGTTCATGCGCTTCCCTGGTGGTTGTTTCGTAGAGGGACAGGAAGACCCAGAAAACGCCTTCCACTGGGAGAAGACCATCGGACCCATCGAGGAACGCGAAGGCCACTGGAACGTGAATTGGGGCTATCGCACCACCGACGGCATGGGTTTTCACGAATATCTGCAGTTGGCCGAGGACCTTGGCGCCAAGCCTCTCTATGTAGTCAACGTGGGCTTGTGGCACGGAGGCAAGACTCCCGTTGAAGACATCCAGCCTTGGATAGACGAATGTCTGTCCGCACTGGAGTATGCCAATGGCGATGTCACCACCAAATATGGTGCACTGCGTGCCAAGAACGGCCATCCCGCTCCCTTCAACATTGAGTATCTGGAGATAGGCAACGAGAACAACCAGCCCGACCAGCACCAACAGAGCGACCGTTATTATGAGCGCTACGACAAGTTCCGCCAGGTGCTGCGTGAGAAATATCCCCATATCAAACTGATCGGCAACGTCGTGGCCTGGGGCGACGACAATCCCAAATGGGAAAGCGACCTTGAGGTAGATCTGCTCGACGAGCACTATTACCGCAATCCCGCATGGTTCTCGGATGCTTTCCATAAGTATGACAGCTACGACCGCAAAGGACCGAAGATTTATGTCGGCGAGTATGCCGTGACCAGTGGCTTCGGTGATCTAGGCAACATGAACGCCGCACTGGGCGAGGCAGTCTATATGATGGGCATCGAGAACAATAGCGACATGGTGCCCCTGAACTCCTATGCCCCTATCTTTGTCAACGAGAACGATGCCAAGTGGCGTCCAGACATGATTCGTTTCAACTCCAGTCGGGTCATGGGCACACCGTCTTACTACGTGCAGATGCTCATGCCCCAGCACCTCGGCACTCAGGTGGTGAAGGTGCAGCAAGACAATCCCTACGAGACCATGCGCCTGCAGACATCGGTGACGCCCAAGCGCAGTCGTGCCGGCTTTGCCACATGGGCCACCAAGGCATCCTTTAAGCCCAACAATGACATGGAGAGCGTCAGCGGTGAGTGGAACTTTGATGGCAGCTTGGTCAGCCAGCGCAGCATGCGCGATCAGTGCGTGGCTGTCGAAAAGCACGTCATCGATGGCGATCACTACACGTTGAAGTATCGCGCCCGCAAGGATAGTGGCCGCGAAGGTTTTATGATTGTCTTCAACTACGTCAACGACCAAAACTACTGCTGGGCGAACTTCGGTGGTTGGGGCAACACCCAGCACGGCATCGAACAGATTGTGGGTGGCAGCAAGATGCAGACCGACACTAAGCATGGCCATATCGAACAGGGACGCTGGTATGACATCACCCTCCAGGTGGCTGGCGACAGCGTGAAGGCGTGGCTCGACAACGAGCTGGTCTTCGACACCATGCTGAAGCACGACACGTCGAAGGGGCTCTTCTCTTCTGCCACCATCGACGAGAATACCAACGAGCTGATTGTGAAAGTTGTGAACACCAGCGACGAGGCTACCACGGCAGCGCTCAACTTGAGCCATTTCTCGGCCAAGTGTGCCCGTGTCATCCGTCTGGTTGCTAACGATGGAATGGACGAAAATACGCTTCAGCAGCCCACGAACATTCATCCCGTAGAGCAGATTCTTTCTCCCGAAACTGCCCAGAAGGTGCTGGTAGAGATTCCGGCTTTCTCACTCAATATTATCCGAATCAGACAGTAATCAGCGCATCGTGGAAGCAAGCGAACTGTTTCAGATATGCACCGAACTGGCAATGGCCGACCCCTCGGGGCCGGCCATACGTCAGATGCACGAACTGCTGGTGCTTGCTTCTGCCCAAGGATGCAGTCAGCAAGGCGGCACGTTTGGCAACCTCTTCTCACAGATAGACTGGGTCTGCAAGCAGTTACGCATCCCTCGCGACGAGACACAGGCCATCCAGACAGCCCGTCGCCACTCCAATCAGGCGCAGCTGCCTGCTGCCGACGACTGGCGCTACGACCTTCGGGCGGTGGCTCGCTACATCTCACGTGTCTTCCAGGCAGACATCCCTGGCTCGTTGCTTCGGCTGCTGCCTGTCAACGCCCAGCCTCATGCCGAACGGCTGAAGGTCAACAAACTCTATATTCGCTGCATCGTCCGCTCGTTCGACAGTCATTTGATCACCGTCGATGCCGACGAGGGCGAGTTCCTGGTGGATTATGGCAACACCGACCAGGGGCGCGACTTCGCTTACTTGCAGAAGGTGCTTCGCCCCGGCATGCAGCTCAACCTGTTGGATTGTCACGTCGAGAGCAACCTCATCATCCCCCTTGTCATCGTCGTCGAACCCGACTTTCTCCTCGACATTTCTTCGCTGGCAGCATGTTTCACCGCCTATGGCCACCATCCGCTGCTCTACACACTGAACCGACTGAAGCCTCAGGTCAACACACAGGCTGTCTTGCTGGGTAACTTTGCAGGTACGGCGCTCGACGACATCATCCATCATCCCGATGCCACCTTGCGGCAGTCGCTCGAGCGGTCCTATCGCGAACAGGCCGATCGCATCCGTGCTTGCGAGGACTTCGACCGAGAGAAATTTGAAGAGGCGGCTGCCGTGCAGATGAAGAACATCCGCGAGGCGGTGGCTGTGCTGGCACCGCAGCAGGCATTGCTCGAGCCCTCGTTCGTCTGCGAACGACTGGGGCTGCAAGGACGTGTGGACCTGATGACCACCGACATGCGGCTGCTGGTGGAACAGAAGTCGGGCAAGAACATGAAGATAGAATACCAGAGCCACGACAGCCACGGCATGCAGCTGGAGAACCACTACGTGCAGCTGCTGCTCTACTATGGCATCTTGCACTATAACTTCGGCAAGACCGACCGCCAGGTGGACACCCGTCTGCTCTACTCGCGCTATCCTGCCGACCGCGGACTGGTGGCGGTGAACTACTACCGCACGTTGTTTCGCGAGGCCATCCGCCTGCGCAACCAGATTGTGGCCACCGAACTGCTCATTGCCCGCGACGGCTTTGGGCGCATCTTGCCGCTGCTCAACGCTGACGTCATCTATAAAGGGGTGCCGCGCGATGGCTTCTTCCACCGTTTCATACTTCCCGAAACAGAACGTCTCATTTCCCGCTTATCACATCTCACCTCGCTTGAGCGCGCCTATTTCGAGCGCATGATGACCTTTGTCTATCGCGAACAGCAATGCCAGAAGCTGGGCGTCGTTGAAGGACAGGGCGGCGCCACCAGCTACTTGTGGCAGATGCCCCTCAGCGAGAAACGCGAGACGGGCAATATCTATACCGACCTGACCGTCACAGACCGTCAGCGTTCGACCTACGATGGCGGCTACGACCTGCTCACGTTGCAGCTCTCAGACGAAGCACTTCATGCCCCCATCAACTTCCGCATGGGCGACATGGTCTATCTCTATCAGTACGCCTCGCAGCCCGATGTGCGCCAGAGCATTCTCTATAAGGGCGTGCTGCAAGACATCAAGAACAACCATCTGGTGGTTCTGCTGAACGACGGTCAGCAAAACCCCGACATCTTTCCGCTTTCATCGACCCACTGGGCCATCGAACATGGTGGCAGCGATGTGGGCACCAACAGTCAGATACGCGGTCTCTATCAGTTCATGACGGCGCCTCAGCTGCGCCGGCAGTTGCTGCTGGGACAGCGCCAACCCGAGGCAGACACCTCAGCGGCGCTCTCACAGCGCTATCATCCCCACTACGACGACATCCTGCTGCGGGTCAAGCAGTCGCGCGACTACTTCCTGCTGGTGGGTCCGCCGGGCACCGGCAAGACCTCCATGGCACTGCGTTTCATGGTCGAAGAGGAACTGAAAACAGCTCCTGCCGACCAGTCTCTTCTGCTCATGGCCTACACCAACAGGGCGGTCGATGAGATCCGAGCCATGCTCTGCGATGCCGGTCTGGCCGACAACGACCGCATCCTGACGGGCACCACGTCGATGATGCAGGCACGCCCCTTCCTCATGGCTGGCCGCCACTTTTCCGTAGCCATCATCGACGAAGCCTCGCAGATACTCGAGCCCAGCATCATCGGACTGCTCAGCAACTGTGCCATCGACCGCTTTGTGATGATTGGCGACCACAAGCAGTTGCCTGCCGTGGTGCAACAGACGGCCGAACAGGCTGCCGTCTGCAACGAGGAACTGCTTTCCATCGGCCTCAGCGACTGTCGCCAGTCGCTCTTTGAGCGTCTCTACCGCTGGGAACAACGGCAAGGGCGCACGCAGTTCATTGGCACCCTGAACCATCAAGGACGCATGCACCCCGACATTGCCTCGTTCCCCAGCGCCATGTTCTACCAGCAAGAGCAGTTGCAGCCCGTGCCTCTGCGCCACCAACTAGAGACCGCACTGAACTACGATCAGCCTGCCCGCGATGCCCTTGACCAGTTGCTCAAGACGCGTCGCATGCTCTTCCTGCCCGTGGTTCCCCAGCAGCCGCTCCTTTCGCCAAAGTCCAATGCCGACGAGGCAGAGGTGGTGGCCGACCTCTTGCGTCGCATCCGCCGCTTCTACGGTGACCACTTCGATGCTCATAAGACCGTGGGCGTCATCGTGCCCTACCGCAATCAGATAGCAGCCATCCGCCAGGCCTTGGGCGATGAAGCCGCCTTTGCCGACGTCACCATCGATACCGTCGAGCGCTATCAGGGTTCGCAGCGCGAGGTCATCATCTATTCGTTCACCGTCAGCCGGCGCTATCAGCTCGACTTCCTGACCAACAACAGCTATATCGACAGTGATGGCAGCGTGGTGGACCGCAAACTCAACGTGGCGCTGACGCGTGCTCGCCGCCAGATGCTGATGGTGGGCAACCCCACAGTGCTGCAGGCAAACCCCCTTTTCGCCCAGCTCATGGCGAGATTTTCTTAGAATTGTTTTGCAAGAACGAAAGTTTTTCGTACTTTTGTCCGCGATTGTAAAACTATTAAACCAATTACTATTATGAAGAAAATCAGTTTAAAGGTAGCTGCCGTTTTACTCTCGGGCTCGTTCCTGTGCAGCTCTTGTATCGGTTCTTTTAGTCTTTTCAACAGCTATGAAAAGTGGCAGTGCAACATGACCAGCAATAAGATTGTCAATGGTATCGTAGGTCTGATCCTGCAACCCATCGTGGGTGGCGTATGCCTGTTTGTCGATGCCGTTGTCTTGAACACCATCGAGTTCTGGACCGGTAGCAATCCTATGGCTGTCAACACCATCCAACAGGTGAAAGGACAGGACGGACGCTACTATGCTGTCAAGACTTTGAAGAATGGTTACGAGGTGAAGGCGCCTACTGGCGAGGTGACCTACTTTATTCACAACGACAAGAACGACTCTTGGTCTATGCAGCAGAACGGCATCACCAAGGAACTGTTCCGCTTCAACAACGATGGCACCATCGAGGCTGTGCTCCAGAATGGCGAGAAGATGACGGTGACCAACGACGAGGCTGGCCTCCAGCAGGTCAAGGAAGCTGTCTATACAGATAACTTTTTTGCAATGCGATAATTCCATTCTCGCTTTGCGAGAGTTAAGGTATTAAATAAAATAATAGCTATAATCGTTTAAATTATAGCTATTATTTACCAGCGGTCCTTAGTGATTATGTCGTCAGACCATCGATGATCCTTTGGGAAAGCTTCACCATTCCAAGCCCTGACTTGTGTCGTCGCCCAACTACCATTCTTCAACTTTGCAGATGGTTGCATCGTTGTTTTCTTTTGTGTTTTTTTGTGATTTCTTTGGCGTAACAAAACTTATTATATATCTTTGCGATATAAAATCATAAATATTAACCATTTTAACATCAAAAAAACAATGAAACATTTATTAATTGTATTAAGTTTACTATTTAGTGTAAGCCTATTTTACAGTTGCAGTAGTAATGATGAAGATGAAACAGGAGAATTGGTTTCGGATCTTTCTGGAGTAACTAAATATAATGAGTATTTGCAAAAATGGTATATATCTTGTTACACGGAAGGAACCATTGATGAGGTGATTAACTATTATCCAGTTAAGATGTCATCTCAGTACGAAGAAAATAATCTTGAAGTTGTATTCTCGGGTTTTGTGTTGTCTCCAACCCCTAATAATGGTGAAGTTGGAGGTCTAAAAGAATATAACATTAAACTAACTAGTATTCAAAAGAAACTATAGATATAATGAATAGTTTCGCTCTCCAACGGGGAGCAACTGGAAAACTAACAGTGCCACTATTCGCTCGTGATAGTGGCACTTTTTTTGTGCCATGGTGAAGCATTGACCATGCAAAAGTGCCACTCTTGTGGCGATTCTAGCCCCTGGAACGAACTGTTCTACCCCCTGGAACGAACGGCTCCAGGGGCTAGAATGACCCGCTCCAGCCCCTGGATGCGATGCAAGAGCGGCACTTTTGCAACAGAAAAGCGCCACTACTCGCACGGAATAGTGGCGCTATAAGGTCTTTATTCAAGAACTACCAGCGGTCTTTAGTGGTGATGTCGTCAGCCCAGCGGTGGTCTTTGGGGAAGGCTTGGCCGTTCCAGGCCTTCACCTGTGTCGTCGCCCAACTACCATTCTTCAACTTTGCAGATGATTGCATCGTTGTTTTCTTTTGTGGTTTTTTTTGTGTTTTTTTGTGATTTCTTTGGCGTAATAAAACTTATTATATATCTTTGCAATATAAAATCATAAATATTAACCATTTTAACATCAAAAAAAACAATGAAACATTTATTATTTGTATTAAGTTTACTATTTACTGTAAGCCTATTTTACAGTTGCAGTAGTAATGATGAAGATGAAACAGGAGAATTGGTTTCAGATCTTTCTGGAGTAACTAAATATAATGAGTCTTTGCAAAAATGGTATATATCTTGTTACACGGAAGGAACCATTGATGAGGTGATTAACTATTATCCAGTTAAGATGGCATCTCAGTATGAAGAAAATAATCTTGAAGTCGTATTCTCGGGTTTTGTGTTGTCTCCAACCCCTAATAGTGGTACAGTTGGAGGTCTAAAAGAATATAACATTAAACTAACTAGTATTCAAAAGAAACTATAGATATGAAGGAAAGAATATATTTGGTGTTCTTATTAGTTCTTCTTTTTTGCTCTAATTCCAGTGCACAAATAAAGATTGATGATGGTCCTATTATAGAATTGAGTCCAGAAGTTAGCACATACTCATTGCGAGGAGTAAAATGGAAGAAAACGAACCTGTGTTATTATATTTACAACTCGTCTAATCATCTCACTCTTCAAGAACGTGTGTCTGCAATTCAAAATGCATTTCAGATATGGCAGTCACAATGTGCTTTAACATTTACTCAAGTATATACGGCTTCCCAAGCGGATATTGTTGTAAAGTGGGCGACTAGAGATCATGGTGATAATTCTCCATTCGA
Proteins encoded in this region:
- a CDS encoding alpha-L-arabinofuranosidase C-terminal domain-containing protein; translation: MKTATLLTVNLLFAAATASAQVNLNIDIQQRGPKISPTHYGIFFEDINHAADGGLYAELIRNRSFEDGPKYGAPADMQAWCVDAEYPSEITCELIKPGKKVKLLNAAQHHALRLNVKATTAAPAFLVNEGYWGINAVQGRTYRLSFWAKGKYKGTIKARLQADSRTASVGSGVYAETVVSPTGLSKGVWTKYTATLRSDANDTKAQFALVFDGAGTIDVDMVSLFPPTFKNRENGMRPDLANMLWQMHPKFMRFPGGCFVEGQEDPENAFHWEKTIGPIEEREGHWNVNWGYRTTDGMGFHEYLQLAEDLGAKPLYVVNVGLWHGGKTPVEDIQPWIDECLSALEYANGDVTTKYGALRAKNGHPAPFNIEYLEIGNENNQPDQHQQSDRYYERYDKFRQVLREKYPHIKLIGNVVAWGDDNPKWESDLEVDLLDEHYYRNPAWFSDAFHKYDSYDRKGPKIYVGEYAVTSGFGDLGNMNAALGEAVYMMGIENNSDMVPLNSYAPIFVNENDAKWRPDMIRFNSSRVMGTPSYYVQMLMPQHLGTQVVKVQQDNPYETMRLQTSVTPKRSRAGFATWATKASFKPNNDMESVSGEWNFDGSLVSQRSMRDQCVAVEKHVIDGDHYTLKYRARKDSGREGFMIVFNYVNDQNYCWANFGGWGNTQHGIEQIVGGSKMQTDTKHGHIEQGRWYDITLQVAGDSVKAWLDNELVFDTMLKHDTSKGLFSSATIDENTNELIVKVVNTSDEATTAALNLSHFSAKCARVIRLVANDGMDENTLQQPTNIHPVEQILSPETAQKVLVEIPAFSLNIIRIRQ
- a CDS encoding DEAD/DEAH box helicase codes for the protein MEASELFQICTELAMADPSGPAIRQMHELLVLASAQGCSQQGGTFGNLFSQIDWVCKQLRIPRDETQAIQTARRHSNQAQLPAADDWRYDLRAVARYISRVFQADIPGSLLRLLPVNAQPHAERLKVNKLYIRCIVRSFDSHLITVDADEGEFLVDYGNTDQGRDFAYLQKVLRPGMQLNLLDCHVESNLIIPLVIVVEPDFLLDISSLAACFTAYGHHPLLYTLNRLKPQVNTQAVLLGNFAGTALDDIIHHPDATLRQSLERSYREQADRIRACEDFDREKFEEAAAVQMKNIREAVAVLAPQQALLEPSFVCERLGLQGRVDLMTTDMRLLVEQKSGKNMKIEYQSHDSHGMQLENHYVQLLLYYGILHYNFGKTDRQVDTRLLYSRYPADRGLVAVNYYRTLFREAIRLRNQIVATELLIARDGFGRILPLLNADVIYKGVPRDGFFHRFILPETERLISRLSHLTSLERAYFERMMTFVYREQQCQKLGVVEGQGGATSYLWQMPLSEKRETGNIYTDLTVTDRQRSTYDGGYDLLTLQLSDEALHAPINFRMGDMVYLYQYASQPDVRQSILYKGVLQDIKNNHLVVLLNDGQQNPDIFPLSSTHWAIEHGGSDVGTNSQIRGLYQFMTAPQLRRQLLLGQRQPEADTSAALSQRYHPHYDDILLRVKQSRDYFLLVGPPGTGKTSMALRFMVEEELKTAPADQSLLLMAYTNRAVDEIRAMLCDAGLADNDRILTGTTSMMQARPFLMAGRHFSVAIIDEASQILEPSIIGLLSNCAIDRFVMIGDHKQLPAVVQQTAEQAAVCNEELLSIGLSDCRQSLFERLYRWEQRQGRTQFIGTLNHQGRMHPDIASFPSAMFYQQEQLQPVPLRHQLETALNYDQPARDALDQLLKTRRMLFLPVVPQQPLLSPKSNADEAEVVADLLRRIRRFYGDHFDAHKTVGVIVPYRNQIAAIRQALGDEAAFADVTIDTVERYQGSQREVIIYSFTVSRRYQLDFLTNNSYIDSDGSVVDRKLNVALTRARRQMLMVGNPTVLQANPLFAQLMARFS
- a CDS encoding DUF3332 domain-containing protein gives rise to the protein MKKISLKVAAVLLSGSFLCSSCIGSFSLFNSYEKWQCNMTSNKIVNGIVGLILQPIVGGVCLFVDAVVLNTIEFWTGSNPMAVNTIQQVKGQDGRYYAVKTLKNGYEVKAPTGEVTYFIHNDKNDSWSMQQNGITKELFRFNNDGTIEAVLQNGEKMTVTNDEAGLQQVKEAVYTDNFFAMR